A portion of the Rhodanobacter sp. AS-Z3 genome contains these proteins:
- a CDS encoding aspartyl/asparaginyl beta-hydroxylase domain-containing protein, which yields MNPMSQSAAASCREQALAAWQRGDLVAAEQAFRRLLERLPDDAEALQFLATRELAQGNPQNAIALLLAAHHAQPRDAAVLHRLGEVQMLAGDLPAAIDSLRAGLQIAPGMFVARLRLGVALEQHGSGYDAMLSYLAAIDVAQAQGRWLSDDTTAPGLRDAVKHATRFVAAGRRELFDAVIEPLRQRYGRSELSRVDQCLAIYLGEQAADLPDPRQRPKFLYFPGVPSRTFYPRERFPAHAQLEAAVETIREELRAVLAHAQEALVPFLGVNSSEAVAGELLGASGTQEAAWDAFFFYRHGVRHDQQCARCPRTSELLDSLPLVRVREHAPETLYSVLRPGTHILPHRGVTNTRLVTHLPLIVPPDCALRVGGETHVWQEGRCVTFDDTFEHEAWNRSERDRVVLILDSWNPDLSEAEQAAVADLVAAIGDFNRSTTTVPVPSVAV from the coding sequence ATGAACCCGATGTCCCAGAGCGCGGCTGCAAGCTGCCGTGAGCAGGCGCTTGCAGCGTGGCAGCGTGGCGATCTGGTGGCGGCCGAGCAGGCGTTCCGACGATTGCTCGAACGTTTGCCCGATGACGCGGAGGCGCTGCAATTCCTCGCCACCCGCGAACTGGCACAGGGGAATCCACAAAACGCCATCGCGTTGTTGCTCGCCGCGCACCACGCCCAACCCCGGGATGCCGCGGTGCTGCATCGGCTGGGCGAAGTGCAGATGCTGGCGGGCGATCTGCCCGCTGCGATCGACAGCTTGCGTGCAGGCCTGCAGATCGCGCCGGGAATGTTCGTCGCACGCCTGCGCCTGGGCGTGGCACTCGAGCAGCACGGCAGCGGGTACGACGCCATGCTGAGCTACCTCGCGGCGATTGACGTCGCGCAGGCACAGGGCCGCTGGCTCAGTGACGACACCACGGCGCCGGGGCTGCGCGATGCGGTAAAGCACGCCACCCGTTTCGTGGCTGCCGGCCGGCGCGAATTATTCGACGCCGTCATCGAGCCGCTGCGGCAGCGCTACGGACGGTCCGAACTGAGTCGTGTCGACCAGTGCCTGGCGATTTATCTCGGTGAGCAGGCCGCAGACTTGCCCGACCCGCGACAACGGCCAAAATTCCTTTACTTCCCGGGCGTTCCCAGTCGGACCTTCTATCCGCGCGAACGCTTCCCTGCGCACGCGCAGCTGGAGGCGGCGGTTGAAACGATCCGTGAGGAATTGCGGGCCGTGCTGGCACATGCGCAGGAGGCGTTGGTGCCCTTCCTTGGCGTCAACTCCAGTGAAGCCGTGGCCGGCGAACTGCTGGGCGCTTCGGGTACCCAGGAAGCCGCATGGGATGCTTTCTTCTTCTATCGACACGGCGTGCGCCATGACCAGCAATGCGCACGCTGCCCGCGCACCAGCGAACTGCTCGACTCGCTGCCGCTGGTGCGGGTTCGCGAGCATGCGCCGGAAACGCTGTACTCGGTGCTGCGTCCGGGCACGCACATCCTGCCGCACCGAGGCGTCACCAATACGCGATTGGTGACGCATCTGCCGCTGATCGTGCCGCCAGACTGCGCCTTGCGCGTAGGCGGAGAAACCCACGTATGGCAAGAAGGCCGCTGCGTCACCTTCGACGATACCTTTGAACACGAAGCGTGGAACCGCAGCGAGCGCGACCGCGTGGTGTTGATCCTGGACAGTTGGAACCCCGACCTCAGCGAGGCCGAACAGGCGGCGGTAGCCGATCTGGTTGCGGCCATTGGCGACTTCAACCGATCCACCACCACGGTACCCGTACCATCGGTGGCCGTCTGA
- a CDS encoding M1 family metallopeptidase codes for MSVRPHLLVLAVAFSLTSVASALAAEAPAQVLTRQTLDSGGVMPAEQARVNFDHAELHFTVAPAQQRIDASATLSFTAKAATDVLLLDLDRNLPISGIDLNGKLLATSAWRNPDGRLRIALPKMLATGGKVRVTVRYGGKPHVAKRAPWDGGFVWSHTADGQPWVASAVEGEGCDLFWPCIDQPQGEPDLVDTYITVAKTLAAPGNGVLVGITEHGNQHTYHWRAKHPNTYAIAIDVGPFKLLKGNYASRYGNTIPMELWYLPEHAEGAKALFGEFPRMLDFFEQQIGPYPFGDEKVGVVETPHRGMEHQTINAYGNDFRKNGYGFDDLLQHEFAHEWFGNQVTNADWDDMWLHEGFGTYMQPLYSQYLNGDMDYYAWLHELRLRLRNQHPLVSGHSQNEEQVYQESSGPGQDIYNKGALMLHSLRQLIGDQAFFDSTRRLVYGRTNPRPGNFKPRYASTNDYIAIVDQVTGRKLDWFFDVYLRDAKLPRLDEQRDGDTLKLRWVTEHGKPFPMPIEVQVGDSVHTLPMTDGSGQLQVPAGSLLIIDPRSKVLREVPFVGEFQQWFMQQRAAKSARK; via the coding sequence ATGTCCGTGCGTCCGCATCTGCTGGTCCTTGCTGTCGCCTTCAGCCTCACCAGCGTCGCTAGCGCGCTCGCGGCCGAAGCCCCTGCGCAGGTACTGACCAGGCAAACGCTGGATTCCGGCGGCGTGATGCCGGCCGAACAGGCACGGGTGAATTTCGATCACGCCGAACTGCACTTCACGGTGGCGCCGGCGCAGCAACGCATCGATGCCAGCGCCACGCTGAGCTTCACCGCGAAAGCTGCCACCGACGTACTGCTGCTGGACCTGGACCGCAACCTGCCGATCAGTGGCATCGATCTCAACGGCAAGTTGCTGGCCACCAGCGCATGGCGCAATCCGGATGGCCGCTTGCGCATCGCGCTACCCAAAATGCTGGCGACCGGTGGCAAGGTCCGGGTGACCGTGCGCTACGGCGGCAAGCCGCATGTGGCGAAAAGAGCGCCGTGGGACGGCGGCTTTGTCTGGAGTCACACCGCCGACGGTCAGCCATGGGTAGCCAGCGCCGTCGAAGGCGAGGGCTGCGACCTGTTCTGGCCATGCATCGACCAGCCACAAGGCGAGCCCGATCTGGTCGACACCTACATAACGGTAGCGAAGACGCTCGCCGCACCCGGCAACGGCGTGCTGGTCGGCATCACCGAGCACGGCAATCAACACACCTATCACTGGCGCGCGAAACATCCGAACACCTACGCCATCGCGATTGATGTCGGTCCGTTCAAGCTGCTCAAGGGCAACTACGCCAGTCGCTACGGCAACACGATCCCGATGGAGCTCTGGTATCTGCCTGAGCATGCCGAAGGCGCCAAGGCCTTGTTCGGCGAGTTTCCGCGCATGCTGGACTTCTTCGAACAGCAGATCGGACCGTACCCGTTTGGCGACGAAAAAGTGGGCGTGGTGGAAACTCCGCACAGGGGCATGGAACACCAGACCATCAATGCCTACGGCAACGACTTCCGCAAGAACGGTTACGGCTTCGACGACTTGCTGCAGCACGAGTTCGCACATGAGTGGTTCGGCAACCAGGTAACCAATGCCGACTGGGACGACATGTGGCTGCACGAAGGGTTCGGCACCTACATGCAGCCGCTCTACAGCCAGTATCTGAATGGCGACATGGACTACTACGCCTGGCTGCATGAATTGCGCCTGCGATTGCGCAACCAGCACCCGCTCGTCTCCGGCCACAGCCAGAACGAAGAGCAGGTCTACCAGGAGTCCAGTGGTCCAGGCCAGGACATCTACAACAAGGGCGCGCTGATGTTGCACAGCTTGCGCCAGTTGATCGGCGACCAGGCGTTCTTCGACAGCACCCGTCGGCTGGTCTATGGCCGTACCAATCCCAGGCCCGGCAATTTCAAGCCGCGCTACGCCAGCACCAACGACTACATCGCCATCGTCGATCAGGTGACCGGACGCAAGCTCGACTGGTTCTTCGACGTCTACCTGCGTGATGCCAAGCTGCCACGGCTGGACGAACAGCGTGACGGCGACACACTGAAGCTGCGCTGGGTCACCGAACACGGCAAGCCGTTTCCGATGCCGATCGAGGTGCAGGTGGGCGACAGCGTGCACACCTTGCCAATGACCGACGGCAGCGGCCAACTGCAAGTACCCGCTGGCAGCCTGCTGATCATCGACCCGCGCTCGAAAGTGCTGCGCGAGGTGCCGTTTGTGGGCGAATTCCAGCAGTGGTTCATGCAGCAGCGGGCAGCGAAATCGGCGCGCAAATAG
- a CDS encoding carboxy terminal-processing peptidase: MKFRPALFLLLALTATGACAQSAADMGAGKPRKAATWPLTSTPEEAQAAQLSARFLTRFHYDAQPLDDAMSARIYNAYFKLLDSEKVFFTQADMAKFAPMKTRLDDAIWNQDLSGPFTIFNAYVQRAVERMTYARGLLKNGFDFSADQSYTFDREHADWPKDQAELDDLWRKRTMNDWLRLKLAGQKDDDIRKTLDKRYAAYIERIKQLDGQDAFQTFMTSYAETTDPHTDYLGPRAAENFDISMKLSLEGIGAVLQARDDYTQIRELVPAGPAGKSGKIQVGDRIVGVGQGDTGPIVDVIGWRLDDVVNRIRGKKDTTVRLEILPADTGVDGKHEIVTLVRKKVSIEEQAAKKKIVEIKDGGITRKIGVIDLPTFYSDFGARSAGDANFKSATRDVAKLLGELKQEGMQGVVVDLRNNGGGSLAEANSLTGLFIDKGPVVQVRDSRGQVEQQGDDDAGMAWSGPLAVLVNRGTASASEIFAAAIQDYHRGLIIGEPTFGKGTVQNLVNLDRFAQSDDEKPQLGELKMTIQEFFRINGGSTQLKGVTPDIAFPQNGDAKDFGESTYENALKWTQIAPADYQVVANLGAYLPQLEKMHADRVAQSPAWKLMLDELKQYRTMRAKTSISLNFATREEERKQMEAIQNDFRARHKAIDGTDAVIADADSNLDDGLNANERSLKSELKQEKDAKKAKDVQLNETAHILFDAVGMIKADPKLASEVLPYGGKLSGTNMVIAQPKAPAATQPH, from the coding sequence ATGAAATTTCGTCCCGCGCTGTTCCTGCTGCTAGCTCTTACCGCCACCGGCGCCTGCGCGCAGTCCGCTGCCGACATGGGCGCAGGCAAGCCACGCAAGGCGGCCACCTGGCCGCTGACCTCGACGCCTGAGGAAGCCCAGGCCGCGCAGTTGTCCGCACGCTTCCTCACTCGTTTCCATTACGACGCACAGCCGCTTGACGACGCGATGTCGGCACGCATCTACAACGCCTATTTCAAGTTGCTCGACAGCGAGAAGGTGTTCTTCACCCAGGCCGACATGGCCAAGTTCGCGCCGATGAAAACCAGGCTGGATGACGCGATCTGGAACCAGGACCTGTCCGGGCCGTTCACCATCTTCAACGCCTACGTGCAGCGCGCGGTCGAACGGATGACCTACGCGCGCGGCCTGCTCAAAAACGGCTTTGATTTTTCGGCCGACCAGAGCTACACCTTCGACCGCGAACACGCCGACTGGCCGAAAGACCAGGCCGAGCTGGACGACCTGTGGCGCAAGCGCACCATGAATGACTGGCTGCGCCTTAAGCTGGCTGGCCAGAAAGATGACGATATCCGCAAGACGCTGGACAAGCGCTATGCCGCCTACATCGAGCGCATCAAGCAGCTCGATGGTCAAGATGCATTCCAGACCTTCATGACGTCGTACGCCGAAACCACTGACCCGCACACCGATTACCTCGGCCCACGCGCGGCAGAGAATTTCGACATCTCGATGAAGTTGTCGCTGGAAGGTATTGGCGCAGTGCTGCAAGCTCGCGACGACTACACGCAGATCCGCGAACTGGTGCCTGCCGGTCCGGCCGGCAAGTCCGGCAAGATCCAGGTCGGCGACCGCATTGTCGGTGTCGGTCAGGGCGATACCGGCCCCATCGTCGACGTGATCGGCTGGCGCCTGGATGACGTGGTCAACCGTATTCGCGGCAAGAAGGACACCACCGTGCGGCTGGAAATCCTGCCGGCGGACACTGGCGTGGACGGCAAGCACGAGATCGTCACGCTGGTGCGCAAGAAAGTCAGCATCGAGGAGCAGGCGGCGAAGAAGAAGATTGTCGAGATCAAGGACGGCGGCATTACCCGCAAGATTGGCGTGATCGACCTGCCCACCTTCTACTCCGACTTTGGCGCACGCAGCGCCGGCGACGCCAATTTCAAGAGCGCCACCCGCGACGTGGCCAAGCTGCTTGGCGAGTTGAAGCAGGAAGGCATGCAGGGCGTGGTGGTTGATTTGCGCAACAACGGCGGCGGTTCGCTGGCCGAGGCGAACTCGCTGACCGGCCTGTTCATCGACAAGGGTCCGGTGGTGCAGGTGCGTGACTCCCGAGGCCAGGTCGAGCAACAAGGCGATGATGACGCAGGCATGGCCTGGAGCGGCCCGCTGGCCGTGCTGGTCAACCGCGGCACGGCCTCGGCGTCGGAAATTTTTGCGGCGGCGATCCAGGACTACCATCGTGGACTGATCATCGGTGAGCCGACCTTCGGCAAGGGCACCGTGCAGAACCTGGTCAATCTGGATCGCTTCGCCCAGAGTGACGACGAGAAACCGCAGCTCGGCGAGCTGAAGATGACCATCCAGGAATTCTTCCGCATCAACGGCGGTTCCACCCAGTTGAAGGGTGTGACGCCGGACATCGCGTTTCCGCAGAACGGCGACGCCAAGGACTTCGGCGAATCCACCTACGAGAACGCGCTGAAGTGGACCCAGATTGCTCCCGCCGATTACCAGGTGGTGGCGAATCTTGGTGCCTATCTGCCGCAACTCGAGAAGATGCATGCCGACCGCGTGGCGCAGTCGCCGGCGTGGAAGCTGATGCTGGACGAACTGAAGCAGTACCGCACGATGCGCGCGAAGACCTCGATCTCGTTGAACTTCGCCACCCGTGAAGAAGAGCGCAAGCAGATGGAGGCCATCCAGAACGACTTCCGCGCTCGTCACAAGGCGATCGACGGCACCGATGCGGTGATTGCCGACGCAGACAGCAACCTCGATGACGGCCTCAACGCGAACGAGCGCAGTCTGAAGTCCGAGCTGAAGCAGGAAAAGGATGCGAAGAAGGCCAAGGACGTGCAGCTCAACGAAACGGCGCACATCCTGTTCGACGCCGTCGGCATGATCAAGGCCGACCCGAAGCTGGCCAGTGAAGTGCTGCCCTATGGCGGCAAGTTGTCGGGCACCAACATGGTGATTGCGCAACCGAAGGCGCCGGCGGCCACGCAGCCGCATTGA
- a CDS encoding TonB-dependent receptor, giving the protein MNHLSLAVRLALTAGILGVAGVAQAQTPQTDTPSSTDQNTPPSKSNAKNLQSVTVTGSLIRRVDVETASPVVTLDRAALSNSGKPVLGDVLQAMPSISGNATNPSNNSNGGGVASPLLEAGDGASRVSLRGLGINRTLVLVNGQRMSNPDLNLIPTEMIDRVDVLAEGASTVYGSDAIGGVVNFILRKDFQGAQISLNDGISSHGDAQRHGFNLTAGATGDKFSITAGLDYNKYDAVLGKRRSFSKQQLYLSSGSVVAAGSSSIPTGRIQLPASIASQYGCTINSSGTANVTLAQGNGSALGDYRCRLGSDTYNYAALNYIQTAQKRTNGFVLGSYDFTDNLTGFVDAFYNHTVSSGQDAPSPVGTGDGLIISSSNPINPFGVTFSQNPVAGDPNSGYNFQTRLTGAGTRVHSYTTDTSQVNAGLRGNFGQDSSWIWDASINYSHTKRDQRDTNEVDIPALQAAVDGGANIFNQADPAVGAKLKEGVKTPVYLFTQSTKQAQFETSGELWNLPAGAMQVSAGVLYRKQSMNYTVSSFAVLDPVTTTCQILQEACGSPGSGNFDVKEVYAETLIPLLSDQPWAHSLNLDIGIRSSNYSTTGTTTNGKIAIEWRPTADLLFRGTISQVFRAPNLDELYDGRTLVQPNLNDPCVGRSATELAAHAAACQYVPVNWAGNSPAQVNTFYSGATTVGATLKPEKGKSVDIGLVYDPDWLPGLSTSLDFWHIYLSNTLTAIQADTVVSSCYNSSSSPYCSFIQRENASSRQPGQVFLINTPVVNLGNTSTSGVDYTLRYKIPHFDVGGFDPGNFRAGLSTSYTSTYKNNATPGEPGAKTINYAGTYSQQFGNISRLRGTVTVNWEKGNWNAQWQSRYVNSLTALNADAAIPGVNIPMASVVYHSIQLGYAVPSIHTRFDIGVDNLSNKLPPLIYQNGSNYNVDTATYDVLGRYYWARATIKF; this is encoded by the coding sequence ATGAATCACTTATCGCTGGCAGTGCGACTGGCATTGACCGCAGGCATTCTCGGTGTCGCAGGCGTCGCGCAGGCGCAGACACCGCAGACGGATACTCCGTCCTCGACCGACCAGAACACGCCGCCTTCCAAAAGCAACGCAAAGAACCTGCAGTCGGTCACGGTGACCGGCTCGCTGATCCGTCGAGTGGACGTCGAGACAGCCAGCCCGGTAGTGACGCTGGACCGCGCCGCCCTCAGCAACTCCGGCAAGCCGGTATTGGGTGATGTGCTGCAGGCGATGCCGAGCATCTCCGGCAACGCCACCAACCCCTCGAACAACAGCAATGGCGGCGGCGTGGCCAGTCCGCTGCTGGAAGCTGGCGATGGCGCCTCGCGCGTCTCGTTGCGTGGCCTGGGCATCAATCGCACCCTGGTGCTGGTCAACGGCCAGCGCATGTCCAATCCGGACCTCAACCTGATCCCGACGGAAATGATCGATCGGGTCGACGTGCTGGCCGAAGGCGCCTCGACGGTGTACGGCTCGGACGCCATCGGTGGCGTGGTCAACTTCATCCTGCGCAAAGATTTCCAGGGTGCCCAGATCAGCCTCAATGACGGCATCTCCAGCCACGGCGATGCCCAGCGCCACGGCTTCAACCTGACCGCAGGCGCCACGGGTGACAAATTCAGCATCACTGCCGGATTGGACTACAACAAGTACGACGCGGTGCTGGGCAAACGCCGCTCGTTCTCCAAGCAGCAGCTGTATCTGTCCAGCGGCTCGGTGGTGGCGGCCGGCTCCAGTTCCATTCCGACCGGTCGTATCCAGTTGCCGGCGTCGATTGCCAGTCAGTACGGCTGCACCATCAACAGCAGCGGCACCGCCAACGTGACTCTGGCGCAGGGCAACGGTTCGGCGCTGGGTGATTACCGTTGCCGGTTGGGCTCGGATACGTACAACTACGCGGCGCTCAACTACATCCAGACCGCGCAGAAGCGCACCAACGGCTTCGTGCTGGGCAGCTACGATTTCACCGACAACCTGACCGGCTTCGTGGATGCGTTCTACAACCACACGGTGTCGAGTGGCCAGGATGCACCGTCGCCGGTCGGTACGGGCGATGGCCTGATCATCTCCTCCAGCAATCCGATCAATCCGTTCGGCGTCACCTTCAGCCAGAACCCGGTGGCGGGCGACCCGAACAGCGGCTACAACTTCCAGACCCGCCTGACCGGTGCCGGCACGCGCGTGCACAGTTACACGACCGATACCAGTCAGGTCAACGCTGGCCTGCGCGGCAATTTCGGCCAGGATAGCAGTTGGATCTGGGATGCCTCGATCAATTACAGCCATACCAAACGCGATCAACGTGACACCAACGAGGTGGACATTCCGGCCTTGCAGGCTGCCGTGGATGGCGGCGCCAACATCTTCAACCAGGCCGATCCCGCGGTTGGTGCGAAGTTGAAGGAGGGCGTAAAGACACCGGTCTATCTGTTCACGCAATCGACCAAGCAAGCCCAGTTCGAAACCAGTGGGGAACTGTGGAACCTGCCGGCGGGTGCCATGCAGGTGTCGGCTGGCGTGCTGTATCGCAAGCAGTCCATGAATTACACGGTGAGTTCGTTTGCCGTACTCGACCCGGTAACCACCACCTGTCAGATCCTGCAAGAGGCCTGCGGCTCGCCCGGAAGCGGCAACTTCGACGTCAAGGAAGTCTATGCAGAAACGCTGATTCCCCTGCTGTCCGACCAGCCATGGGCTCACTCGTTGAATCTCGACATCGGCATTCGCTCGTCGAACTACAGCACCACCGGTACCACCACCAACGGCAAAATTGCCATCGAATGGCGACCCACCGCCGACCTGCTGTTCCGTGGCACCATCTCGCAAGTGTTCCGCGCGCCCAACCTGGATGAGCTCTACGACGGACGCACGCTGGTCCAGCCGAACCTCAACGATCCTTGTGTCGGACGTTCGGCCACCGAGCTGGCCGCACATGCGGCGGCCTGCCAGTACGTTCCGGTGAACTGGGCCGGCAACTCGCCCGCACAGGTCAACACGTTCTACTCCGGTGCCACTACCGTGGGCGCGACGCTGAAGCCGGAAAAGGGCAAGTCCGTCGACATCGGCCTGGTCTACGATCCGGACTGGCTGCCGGGCCTGTCGACCAGCCTCGACTTCTGGCATATCTACCTGTCAAACACGCTGACAGCGATCCAGGCCGACACCGTAGTCAGCTCCTGCTACAACAGCAGCAGCAGCCCGTACTGCTCGTTCATCCAGCGCGAGAACGCCAGCAGCCGGCAGCCAGGCCAGGTGTTCCTGATCAACACACCGGTGGTCAACCTGGGCAATACCAGCACCAGTGGCGTCGACTACACCTTGCGCTACAAGATTCCGCACTTCGACGTGGGCGGTTTCGACCCGGGCAACTTCCGCGCTGGCTTGAGCACCAGCTACACCTCCACCTACAAGAACAACGCCACGCCGGGTGAGCCGGGGGCGAAGACCATCAACTACGCGGGTACGTACAGCCAGCAGTTCGGCAACATCTCGCGCTTGCGCGGGACGGTCACGGTGAACTGGGAAAAGGGCAACTGGAATGCACAGTGGCAGTCACGCTACGTCAACTCGCTGACCGCACTCAACGCCGACGCCGCCATACCGGGCGTGAACATCCCGATGGCATCGGTGGTCTATCACTCGATCCAGCTGGGCTACGCGGTGCCCTCCATCCACACTCGCTTCGACATAGGCGTGGACAACCTGAGCAACAAGCTGCCGCCGCTGATCTACCAGAACGGTTCCAACTACAACGTGGATACCGCCACGTACGATGTGCTTGGACGCTATTACTGGGCACGGGCGACGATCAAGTTCTGA
- a CDS encoding tetratricopeptide repeat-containing sulfotransferase family protein, giving the protein MSTATDLVTAMLQAWHAGEPEQVIAIAGQAMPSLQQDEGALSLLGVAQQATGRLQQAAATFGQLAQLQPLVSSHWNNLAVVCREAGDLGAAERALLTALSLAPNDAEVHYNLGLLRTQQRQWLPARQSLLDAVQLAPHFIEARLQAAYACHVCGDNTQQEALLIDAGHWPPQPAEQALVLSAMLSVQGDLESALRTLAQASLPAEPAAAIMRLRIAAQRVLLHERNNQVEAAQAALRHLPPATLDALPAQAEQARAEGWRAHAVMAMRDGAYAEAAAQYQRALSGNHNEEGHASAAFGLGAALDRQGRYPEAWEALRHAHATQLEIARHVVPELLAADSRPLQVTGGYLGRDVHAPWNSLTSPGSRQSPVFIVGFPRSGTTLLEQMLDAHPEFQSMDERAYVHDLIESMELVGQRYPGDLSKLTQQDVDQLRGAYQRLVQQVVRALGDRCLVDKNPLNMLCLPMIMRLFPNARIILCLRHPCDVLLSCSMQPFRSPAFMVLCSSLQRLAEGYVNAFEQWHHDVEVFAPNILEWRYESVVEEFDKQAARLGEFLEISDSSALKRFAEHARNKRFISTPSYAQVTEGVHRKAVGRWQHYREQFEPILPVLQPWLDRFGYSA; this is encoded by the coding sequence ATGTCCACTGCGACGGATCTGGTCACGGCGATGCTCCAAGCCTGGCACGCCGGCGAGCCTGAGCAGGTCATTGCCATCGCCGGACAGGCCATGCCGTCATTGCAGCAAGATGAAGGCGCGCTCTCGCTGCTCGGCGTGGCCCAGCAGGCGACCGGCCGTTTGCAGCAAGCTGCCGCAACCTTCGGGCAACTGGCACAGTTGCAACCGTTGGTTTCCTCGCACTGGAACAACCTCGCCGTGGTCTGCCGGGAGGCGGGTGACCTGGGCGCAGCGGAACGGGCGCTGCTGACGGCCCTGTCGCTGGCGCCGAACGATGCCGAAGTTCACTACAACCTCGGCTTGCTCCGTACCCAGCAGCGACAATGGCTGCCAGCCAGGCAAAGTTTGCTGGACGCGGTGCAGTTGGCTCCACATTTCATCGAGGCCCGGCTGCAGGCCGCCTACGCCTGCCACGTCTGCGGCGACAATACGCAGCAGGAAGCATTGCTGATTGATGCCGGCCATTGGCCGCCGCAACCGGCCGAACAGGCGCTGGTGTTGTCAGCGATGTTGTCTGTTCAGGGCGACCTGGAATCCGCACTTCGCACGCTGGCACAGGCATCACTGCCGGCCGAGCCCGCAGCTGCGATCATGCGCCTGCGCATCGCCGCGCAGCGCGTCCTGTTGCACGAGCGGAACAATCAGGTCGAAGCAGCCCAGGCTGCGCTGCGGCATTTGCCACCGGCCACACTTGACGCCTTGCCGGCGCAGGCCGAACAGGCGCGTGCCGAGGGCTGGCGCGCACACGCCGTCATGGCGATGCGCGATGGCGCCTATGCCGAGGCGGCTGCGCAGTATCAACGCGCCCTGTCTGGCAACCACAATGAGGAAGGTCACGCCAGCGCCGCGTTTGGTCTTGGCGCGGCGCTTGACCGGCAAGGGCGCTACCCCGAAGCATGGGAGGCACTACGGCACGCACACGCCACCCAACTGGAAATTGCCCGCCACGTAGTGCCGGAACTGCTGGCCGCCGACAGCCGCCCGTTGCAGGTCACCGGCGGGTACCTCGGGCGTGACGTCCATGCTCCATGGAACAGCTTGACCTCGCCCGGCAGTCGACAGAGCCCGGTCTTCATAGTCGGCTTCCCTCGCTCCGGCACGACGTTGCTGGAACAGATGCTCGACGCCCACCCGGAGTTCCAGTCGATGGACGAGCGCGCCTATGTCCATGACCTCATCGAAAGCATGGAGCTGGTCGGCCAGCGTTACCCGGGGGATCTGTCAAAGCTGACGCAGCAAGATGTCGACCAGTTGCGTGGTGCTTATCAACGACTGGTCCAGCAGGTCGTGCGCGCTCTTGGAGACCGCTGCCTGGTCGACAAGAATCCGCTCAACATGCTGTGCCTGCCGATGATCATGCGGCTGTTTCCGAATGCACGCATCATCCTGTGCCTGCGCCATCCTTGTGACGTGTTGCTGAGCTGCAGCATGCAGCCGTTTCGTTCACCGGCGTTCATGGTGCTGTGTTCGTCGCTGCAACGACTGGCCGAGGGCTATGTAAACGCGTTCGAGCAGTGGCATCACGATGTCGAGGTATTCGCGCCAAACATACTGGAGTGGCGCTACGAATCGGTGGTCGAAGAGTTCGACAAGCAGGCCGCGCGACTGGGCGAGTTTCTGGAAATAAGCGACAGTTCGGCGCTGAAGCGCTTCGCCGAACATGCACGCAACAAACGTTTCATCAGCACGCCCAGCTACGCGCAGGTTACCGAAGGCGTCCATCGCAAGGCGGTCGGTCGCTGGCAGCACTACCGCGAGCAGTTCGAGCCGATCTTGCCTGTGCTGCAACCGTGGCTGGACCGGTTCGGCTACAGCGCATGA